A stretch of Henckelia pumila isolate YLH828 chromosome 4, ASM3356847v2, whole genome shotgun sequence DNA encodes these proteins:
- the LOC140866237 gene encoding large ribosomal subunit protein mL54, translated as MAITLTKALRGTFIPKELIRVVGTRTFAAAGGKAKKGSKGGAASSAPKASTLSKEVKSTTVFGANILKDGQDPKILPDSEYPDWLWHLLDKRPALSELRRKDLETLPYEDLKLFVKLDNRARIKENNSIKAKN; from the coding sequence ATGGCAATTACTCTCACGAAAGCATTACGAGGGACTTTTATCCCCAAGGAATTGATTCGAGTGGTGGGCACTAGGACTTTTGCCGCTGCTGGAGGTAAAGCCAAGAAAGGTTCAAAAGGTGGTGCCGCATCTAGCGCTCCAAAAGCTTCAACATTGAGCAAAGAAGTAAAGTCCACCACAGTTTTTGGTGCCAACATCCTGAAAGATGGGCAAGATCCTAAAATCTTACCCGATTCCGAGTACCCAGATTGGCTGTGGCACTTGCTGGATAAACGCCCAGCGCTCAGCGAGCTACGAAGGAAGGACCTCGAGACTCTTCCATATGAGGATCTGAAGCTTTTTGTCAAGCTGGACAACCGAGCGAGGATCAAGGAGAACAACTCTATTAAGGCCAAGAACTAG